In Alkalihalobacterium alkalinitrilicum, a genomic segment contains:
- a CDS encoding AI-2E family transporter, producing the protein MEKSKGVQWIIKLSITILVLLCLYIFLQLSPLWLPVLQVLSRVAIPLLIAAIITYLLHPVIENAHAYGLPRPVAVLIIYLLFFGGLASLITAAFPYVIQQLREFIDNLPQIIQQIQQWSNLFERQISSLPEGMQNQLADWITSLEGRAESIGEQILDTIGSILSSFIYFIVIPFLVFYLLKDYQLIEKVAWYVTPKKWRNEGVAFIRDVDQSLGNYIRGQILVSMCVGLIAMLGLWLIGVPYPIILGLFIGMTDIIPYFGAFLGAFPAVIVAALHSWQMLIFTVLLIFILQQIEGNILSPVIVGKSVHLHPILIMIALLIGVETAGVLGLVLAVPILSVVKVVLLHLRTNLLNH; encoded by the coding sequence ATGGAAAAGTCTAAAGGGGTACAATGGATTATTAAGCTTTCGATTACAATTTTGGTATTACTTTGTTTATACATCTTTTTGCAATTATCTCCACTTTGGTTACCAGTTCTTCAAGTTTTATCACGAGTGGCTATTCCTTTACTTATAGCTGCAATCATTACTTATTTATTACATCCAGTTATTGAAAATGCACATGCTTATGGGCTACCTCGTCCAGTGGCTGTGTTAATCATTTATTTATTATTTTTTGGTGGCTTAGCGTCTTTGATAACAGCGGCTTTCCCATATGTGATTCAACAACTTAGAGAATTTATTGATAATCTGCCTCAAATTATTCAACAAATTCAACAATGGAGTAATTTATTTGAAAGGCAAATTTCCTCGTTACCAGAAGGGATGCAAAATCAATTAGCGGATTGGATCACAAGTTTAGAAGGACGAGCTGAATCAATTGGAGAGCAAATCCTAGATACTATCGGTTCTATCTTGAGCTCATTTATTTATTTCATTGTTATTCCATTTTTAGTATTTTACTTGTTAAAAGATTATCAGTTAATCGAAAAAGTGGCTTGGTATGTTACGCCAAAAAAATGGAGGAATGAAGGCGTTGCATTTATTCGTGACGTAGATCAATCATTAGGAAACTATATTCGTGGGCAAATTCTTGTCTCGATGTGTGTCGGTCTTATCGCCATGCTTGGTTTGTGGCTAATCGGTGTACCTTATCCAATTATCTTAGGCTTATTTATCGGCATGACGGATATTATTCCTTATTTCGGTGCATTCCTAGGTGCTTTTCCAGCCGTTATTGTAGCTGCGCTTCACTCTTGGCAAATGCTTATTTTTACGGTGCTACTGATTTTCATTCTTCAGCAAATCGAGGGAAATATTTTATCTCCAGTTATTGTGGGGAAGTCGGTTCATTTACATCCAATATTAATAATGATTGCTCTCTTAATTGGAGTCGAAACAGCTGGAGTGCTAGGACTTGTATTAGCGGTTCCGATTTTATCGGTTGTAAAAGTTGTATTACTTCATTTACGAACAAATCTACTCAATCATTGA
- a CDS encoding PRC-barrel domain-containing protein translates to MRTFATICGRSLYCAKTGEELGIVNDLLLNDHGVVKGIVVDKKGWFNRHLFVPIDTITGFGHESLMVHDMKDITVYHKQENEHHLKQGKEKLAGRPLLTSEGEKLGLVEDVYFMEELGTIVGYEVTEGLIADIKEGRKVVKTDYPLTIGKDILVVQL, encoded by the coding sequence TTGCGAACATTTGCAACTATTTGTGGACGGTCACTTTATTGTGCAAAGACAGGTGAGGAACTAGGGATTGTTAATGATTTGTTGCTTAATGATCACGGGGTGGTTAAAGGCATAGTCGTTGATAAAAAAGGTTGGTTTAATCGCCATCTATTCGTACCGATTGATACCATTACAGGGTTTGGGCATGAAAGCCTAATGGTTCATGATATGAAAGATATAACTGTATATCATAAACAAGAGAACGAACATCATCTAAAGCAAGGGAAGGAAAAGCTTGCAGGGAGGCCATTGCTTACGAGTGAGGGTGAAAAGCTAGGTTTGGTAGAAGATGTATATTTTATGGAAGAATTGGGCACGATTGTAGGGTATGAAGTAACAGAAGGTCTAATTGCTGATATTAAAGAAGGGCGTAAAGTCGTAAAAACCGATTATCCTTTAACAATTGGCAAAGACATTCTTGTTGTTCAATTATAA
- a CDS encoding ATP-dependent RecD-like DNA helicase — protein sequence MENQGFEDQSPYIKGEVTHIIFHNEENFYTVAAVKVLKSTEEIEDPQITVVGTLPKIEPQDVYIFTGRLHDHPKFGLQYVVEQFRRDIPQTAQGIIQYLSSDRFPGIGKKTAESIVKTLGERVITLILEDPSILDKVPKLTEEKRTLIYNQLVEHQGIEQVILFLSKYGFGIELAIKIYQVYKQQTLDVIQNNPYQLIQDVEGIGFKRADLLGEAIGISGIHSDRIQAGCHYCLNELSNQQGHVYLAKDELVEEVTNLLSTSSTPILAEEVENALIIMDEEGKIVIEDERIYLKTLFFAEKGLVTNIKRLVNREEPLQFVESEFLTALGELEETLKMEYADSQKTGIETALSSPIMILTGGPGTGKTTVIKGIVEIYAKLHGVTLEPSNYQAGDPFPVLLVAPTGRAAKRMGEATGLPSLTIHRLLGWKGGNGGFEKNEYEQLEGDLLIVDEVSMVDIWLANQLFKSIPDHMQVILVGDQDQLPSVGPGQVLSDLLRSKAIPVVELTDIYRQEEGSSIIKLAHEIKDGTLPNDLKEAKADRRFFPCTQNQVIQVIEKVYINAIKKGYTPKDIQVLAPMYRGNAGIERLNVELQNLVNPAVEGRREIEFGDIVYRKGDVVLQLMNNPDEQVFNGDRGEIVAIIYAKENVEKMDQIVISFDGIEVVYNKKDLSQITHAYCSSIHKAQGSEFPIVIMPVVKGYFRMLRRNLIYTGVTRAKQYLILCGEHDALFQAIEQKDEHIRNSMLCDKLKEALVT from the coding sequence ATGGAGAACCAAGGATTCGAGGACCAATCTCCTTATATAAAGGGAGAGGTCACTCATATTATCTTTCATAATGAAGAAAATTTTTATACAGTCGCGGCTGTGAAAGTGCTGAAGTCTACAGAAGAAATAGAGGATCCACAAATTACGGTTGTTGGTACTCTACCGAAAATCGAACCTCAAGACGTCTACATTTTCACCGGAAGGCTCCATGATCATCCGAAATTTGGCCTTCAATATGTGGTGGAACAATTTCGACGTGATATCCCACAAACCGCTCAAGGCATTATTCAGTATTTATCTAGTGATCGTTTTCCAGGGATCGGTAAAAAAACCGCAGAGTCCATAGTAAAGACGTTAGGTGAACGTGTCATTACATTAATACTTGAAGATCCTTCCATATTGGACAAAGTTCCAAAACTAACGGAAGAAAAACGAACGTTAATCTATAATCAACTTGTTGAACATCAAGGAATTGAACAAGTTATTCTATTTTTATCTAAATATGGTTTCGGTATAGAACTTGCGATCAAAATATATCAAGTCTATAAACAACAAACGCTTGATGTAATTCAGAACAATCCATATCAATTGATCCAAGATGTTGAAGGGATTGGATTTAAAAGAGCAGATTTACTTGGCGAAGCGATTGGGATTTCAGGGATTCACTCGGATCGAATTCAAGCAGGTTGTCATTATTGCTTAAATGAATTAAGTAATCAGCAAGGTCATGTCTACCTAGCCAAAGATGAATTGGTGGAAGAGGTAACGAATTTATTGTCGACATCTTCAACACCAATATTAGCTGAAGAAGTAGAGAATGCTTTGATCATAATGGATGAAGAAGGAAAAATCGTCATTGAAGATGAACGAATATACTTAAAAACATTATTTTTTGCGGAAAAGGGTTTAGTGACAAATATTAAACGTCTCGTTAATCGAGAAGAGCCTTTGCAGTTTGTTGAATCTGAATTTCTAACCGCATTAGGTGAATTAGAAGAGACGTTAAAAATGGAGTATGCAGATTCGCAAAAAACAGGGATTGAAACAGCTTTGTCCTCTCCAATTATGATCTTAACAGGAGGACCAGGGACAGGGAAAACGACGGTAATTAAAGGAATTGTAGAAATTTATGCTAAGCTTCATGGAGTTACGCTCGAGCCAAGCAATTATCAGGCAGGGGATCCTTTTCCTGTTTTGTTAGTGGCTCCTACGGGAAGAGCAGCGAAACGAATGGGAGAAGCTACAGGTCTTCCGTCTTTAACCATTCATCGTCTCTTAGGCTGGAAAGGTGGTAATGGCGGGTTTGAAAAAAACGAATATGAGCAGCTAGAGGGAGATCTACTGATTGTTGATGAGGTATCTATGGTTGATATTTGGCTTGCCAATCAATTGTTCAAGTCGATTCCTGATCATATGCAAGTGATTTTAGTTGGAGATCAAGATCAACTTCCTTCCGTTGGTCCTGGCCAAGTTTTGAGTGACTTATTACGATCCAAGGCCATACCGGTTGTTGAATTGACGGATATATATCGACAAGAAGAGGGTTCTTCGATTATTAAACTCGCCCATGAAATTAAAGACGGTACGTTACCAAATGATTTAAAAGAAGCGAAAGCAGACCGGCGATTTTTTCCTTGTACTCAAAACCAAGTTATACAAGTTATTGAAAAAGTCTATATAAATGCTATAAAGAAAGGCTACACACCAAAAGATATTCAAGTCCTAGCACCGATGTATAGAGGGAATGCAGGAATAGAACGGTTAAATGTTGAATTGCAAAATCTTGTGAACCCAGCAGTGGAAGGACGAAGAGAAATCGAATTTGGCGATATAGTTTATCGCAAAGGTGATGTTGTACTTCAGCTCATGAATAATCCTGATGAACAGGTATTTAATGGGGACCGTGGCGAAATTGTAGCCATTATTTATGCAAAAGAAAATGTAGAAAAAATGGATCAAATCGTTATCTCTTTTGATGGAATAGAAGTTGTTTATAACAAAAAAGATTTAAGCCAAATCACCCATGCGTATTGTTCTTCAATTCATAAAGCCCAAGGAAGTGAATTTCCAATTGTAATTATGCCCGTTGTAAAAGGATATTTTCGAATGCTAAGGCGTAATTTAATTTATACGGGAGTTACCCGAGCTAAACAGTATTTAATTTTATGTGGAGAGCATGACGCCCTTTTTCAAGCGATTGAACAAAAGGATGAGCATATTAGAAATTCCATGCTTTGCGATAAGCTTAAGGAAGCACTGGTAACATGA
- a CDS encoding tetratricopeptide repeat protein codes for MNDYIQLGLQAMQERDYEKAASHFNQAIEANPNDPVGFVNFGNLLAIVGELEKSIIFFERAIGLDAKAGTAYYGAGNAFYQLEKFEDAIEMFNQATQNELKEADVYFMIGMSYYQLGQLSHALVHFQTALEMNPTDLDARFQYGLCLAQLEQIDEAMKQFEEVVVHDKNHADAFFNIGVAHAYKNEPQKALEAFEQALEIQPDHLLAGNGKKKMEELLTQ; via the coding sequence ATGAACGATTACATACAACTTGGACTACAAGCGATGCAAGAAAGAGATTATGAGAAAGCAGCATCCCATTTTAATCAAGCAATTGAAGCGAATCCCAATGATCCAGTTGGATTTGTTAACTTTGGAAATCTATTAGCGATAGTTGGTGAGCTTGAGAAATCGATCATCTTTTTTGAACGAGCAATTGGCCTTGATGCTAAGGCGGGGACTGCTTATTATGGAGCAGGAAATGCATTTTATCAATTGGAAAAGTTTGAAGATGCGATTGAAATGTTCAATCAAGCAACCCAAAACGAACTGAAGGAAGCAGATGTGTATTTTATGATTGGAATGAGTTACTATCAGTTAGGTCAATTAAGTCATGCCTTGGTTCATTTCCAGACAGCATTAGAAATGAATCCAACCGACTTAGATGCTCGTTTTCAATATGGACTGTGCTTAGCTCAGCTTGAACAAATTGATGAGGCAATGAAGCAATTTGAAGAAGTCGTGGTTCATGATAAAAATCATGCGGATGCCTTTTTTAATATTGGTGTTGCTCATGCATATAAAAATGAACCCCAAAAAGCATTAGAAGCTTTTGAACAAGCACTTGAAATACAACCAGATCATCTCCTAGCAGGAAACGGTAAAAAGAAAATGGAGGAACTGCTAACACAATAG
- the mnmA gene encoding tRNA 2-thiouridine(34) synthase MnmA: MNRQLENKPENTRVVVGMSGGVDSSVTALVLKEQGYDVIGIFMKNWDDTDENGVCTATEDYNDVIKVCNQIGIPYYAVNFEKEYWDKVFTYFLDEYRAGRTPNPDVMCNKEIKFKAFLHHALTLGAEYVATGHYARVEFREGEHKLIRGLDENKDQTYFLNALSQDQLSKTMFPIGHMEKKEVREIAERANLATAKKKDSTGICFIGERNFKEFLSSYLPAQPGDMQTLDGEVKGKHDGLMYYTLGQRQGLGIGGAGEPWFVIGKNIEKNILYVGQGYHHPGLYSLGLLGVHLNWISPIQPTEPFKCTAKFRYRQPDQGVTVIPLPDQKVKVIFDEPQRAVTPGQAVVFYNGEVCIGGGTIDVILTDEGEL; encoded by the coding sequence ATGAATAGACAACTAGAAAATAAACCAGAAAATACCCGTGTCGTTGTAGGAATGAGTGGTGGAGTTGATTCATCCGTTACAGCACTTGTTTTAAAAGAGCAAGGCTATGATGTTATCGGGATTTTTATGAAAAATTGGGATGACACTGATGAAAATGGAGTTTGTACCGCTACAGAAGATTATAACGATGTTATAAAAGTATGTAATCAAATTGGAATTCCATACTATGCAGTGAACTTTGAAAAAGAGTATTGGGATAAAGTTTTTACGTATTTTCTTGACGAGTACCGTGCTGGTCGTACACCTAATCCAGATGTAATGTGTAATAAGGAAATTAAATTTAAAGCCTTTTTGCATCATGCGCTAACGCTAGGTGCGGAATATGTAGCAACAGGACATTATGCACGTGTTGAATTTCGTGAAGGTGAACATAAATTAATACGCGGTCTAGATGAAAATAAAGATCAAACGTATTTTTTAAATGCTTTAAGTCAAGATCAACTTTCAAAGACGATGTTCCCAATCGGACATATGGAGAAAAAAGAAGTTCGAGAAATTGCTGAAAGGGCCAATTTAGCGACAGCGAAAAAGAAAGATAGTACAGGTATTTGTTTTATCGGTGAACGAAACTTTAAGGAATTTCTAAGCTCGTATTTACCAGCCCAACCTGGTGATATGCAAACATTAGACGGTGAAGTCAAAGGAAAACATGATGGTCTGATGTACTATACATTAGGTCAGCGTCAAGGGTTAGGAATAGGTGGAGCAGGTGAGCCTTGGTTTGTTATCGGGAAAAATATTGAGAAAAATATTCTCTATGTTGGACAAGGATATCATCACCCTGGTTTGTATTCTTTAGGATTACTAGGTGTTCATTTGAATTGGATTAGTCCAATTCAACCGACAGAGCCATTCAAATGTACAGCGAAATTCCGCTATCGTCAACCTGACCAAGGTGTAACGGTGATCCCACTTCCTGATCAAAAAGTGAAAGTGATTTTTGATGAACCACAACGAGCGGTCACACCAGGTCAAGCCGTCGTCTTTTATAATGGAGAAGTATGTATCGGTGGTGGGACGATAGATGTTATTTTGACAGATGAGGGAGAACTTTAA
- a CDS encoding cysteine desulfurase family protein has product MNLIYLDHAATSPMHPNALEAMMPYFTDHFGNPSSIHSYGRRTRHALDEARLSLAQTIGAHPDELIFTSGGTEADNMAIIGYALKNKAKGNHIITSTVEHHAVLHTCKSLEEEGFEVTYLPVDDKGKVSLNDLKETVRPDTILVSIMYGNNEVGTIQPIEEIGEYLYEKGIAFHTDAVQAYGTIPIDVEQLAITFLSVSAHKINGPKGIGFLYAKKSYDLKPQLYGGEQERKRRAGTENVASIVGFAEAAKIAIKEAEEKMQRYLHFRERMLSIFREGEIDFSVNGHELEVLPHLLNVSFKGVNVESLLVNLDLAGIAVSSGSACTAGSIEPSHVLSAMFNSDEKAKSAVRFSFGYGNTIEDIEKAAKETVKIVKRITSL; this is encoded by the coding sequence TTGAATTTAATATATTTAGACCATGCAGCGACTTCGCCGATGCATCCAAATGCATTAGAAGCGATGATGCCATATTTTACAGACCATTTCGGTAATCCATCTAGTATCCATAGCTATGGCCGTAGAACGAGGCATGCTTTAGATGAAGCTCGTTTATCTTTAGCCCAAACGATAGGCGCTCATCCAGATGAATTAATTTTTACTAGTGGTGGGACAGAAGCTGATAATATGGCGATCATTGGCTATGCGCTAAAAAATAAAGCTAAAGGTAACCATATTATAACATCAACGGTTGAACATCATGCCGTTCTTCATACGTGCAAATCATTAGAAGAAGAAGGGTTTGAAGTAACTTATCTTCCAGTTGATGATAAAGGAAAGGTTTCTTTAAATGACCTGAAGGAAACGGTCCGTCCTGATACAATCCTTGTTTCGATCATGTACGGTAATAATGAAGTAGGCACGATTCAGCCTATTGAGGAAATAGGTGAATACTTATATGAAAAAGGTATCGCTTTTCACACGGATGCAGTTCAAGCATATGGAACGATTCCGATTGATGTTGAGCAATTAGCGATCACCTTTCTATCGGTTTCCGCTCACAAAATAAATGGACCAAAAGGGATCGGCTTTTTATATGCAAAGAAAAGTTATGATCTTAAGCCTCAATTGTACGGTGGCGAACAAGAAAGAAAACGTAGAGCTGGGACGGAAAATGTGGCGAGTATCGTCGGTTTTGCAGAAGCTGCAAAAATTGCTATTAAAGAAGCTGAAGAAAAAATGCAGCGTTACCTCCACTTTCGTGAACGAATGTTGTCGATTTTTCGTGAAGGTGAAATAGATTTTTCTGTTAATGGGCATGAACTTGAGGTTTTACCACATTTGTTAAATGTAAGTTTTAAAGGAGTCAATGTTGAATCTCTTCTTGTGAATTTAGATCTTGCAGGAATTGCAGTTTCGAGTGGGTCTGCTTGTACAGCAGGATCAATTGAACCGTCGCATGTCCTGTCAGCGATGTTTAATAGTGATGAGAAGGCAAAATCAGCAGTTCGTTTTAGCTTTGGTTATGGAAATACAATAGAAGATATAGAGAAAGCGGCTAAGGAAACAGTAAAAATTGTGAAAAGAATTACATCACTATAA
- the cymR gene encoding cysteine metabolism transcriptional regulator CymR, which translates to MKISTKGRYGLTIMMALAKKYGEGPISLKSIAKDHNLSEHYLEQLIAPLRNAMLVKSVRGAYGGYMLAKEPIEITAGDIIRVLEGPISPVEVLDDEEPAKRDLWIKIRDAVKDVLDNTTLQDLAEYKGEGNQEYYMFYI; encoded by the coding sequence ATGAAGATTTCGACAAAAGGACGTTACGGGTTGACCATCATGATGGCGTTAGCGAAGAAATACGGTGAAGGGCCGATTTCACTAAAGTCGATTGCGAAGGATCATAATTTATCGGAACATTATCTTGAGCAATTAATTGCACCACTAAGAAATGCAATGCTTGTAAAATCGGTAAGAGGAGCTTACGGTGGGTATATGCTTGCAAAAGAACCAATAGAAATTACAGCAGGTGATATTATTCGTGTTCTTGAAGGACCAATCAGTCCAGTTGAAGTACTTGATGATGAAGAGCCAGCGAAACGAGATCTGTGGATAAAAATTCGCGATGCAGTGAAAGATGTATTAGATAATACTACTCTTCAAGATTTAGCGGAATATAAGGGTGAAGGTAATCAGGAATATTATATGTTCTACATTTAA
- a CDS encoding YczE/YyaS/YitT family protein: MNKDERMDWRKKNLGLRWGIFMLGLVIMSFGIALMIKADLGSAPWDVLHIGLTAQLGLTIGTWSIIMGFVIIGVTTLLTKEWPQLGAFVNMVLVGVFIDIFLFFLTTPESFISKLIMLVSGIIIIGYGMGLYIAPNCGAGPRDSLMLAITKKTKIKVQWVRSAMEIVVLTSGWLLGGPVFIGTLIFCFGIGSVVGVTLPQCQRLVDRLIERGVNNEDFDKRTLRVDHHDGVSEEIR; encoded by the coding sequence ATGAACAAAGATGAGCGTATGGATTGGAGAAAAAAGAATCTAGGCTTACGCTGGGGAATTTTTATGCTAGGGTTAGTGATCATGTCATTCGGAATTGCGTTAATGATAAAAGCTGATCTTGGCAGTGCACCGTGGGATGTCCTTCATATCGGACTTACAGCTCAGCTAGGGTTAACGATCGGTACGTGGTCAATAATTATGGGCTTTGTCATCATTGGTGTAACAACTTTATTGACAAAAGAATGGCCCCAACTAGGTGCGTTTGTTAATATGGTGCTAGTTGGAGTGTTTATTGATATTTTTTTATTTTTTCTAACAACACCTGAATCCTTTATTAGTAAGCTCATTATGCTTGTAAGTGGGATTATTATTATTGGTTATGGTATGGGACTTTATATTGCACCAAACTGTGGGGCAGGTCCTAGAGATAGCCTTATGTTAGCTATAACGAAAAAAACAAAAATTAAAGTACAGTGGGTTCGAAGTGCAATGGAAATCGTTGTTCTTACATCAGGTTGGTTATTAGGTGGCCCTGTATTTATAGGTACATTAATTTTTTGTTTTGGAATTGGAAGTGTTGTAGGCGTAACACTACCACAATGTCAACGATTAGTAGATCGACTGATAGAAAGAGGGGTTAATAATGAAGATTTCGACAAAAGGACGTTACGGGTTGACCATCATGATGGCGTTAGCGAAGAAATACGGTGA
- a CDS encoding replication-associated recombination protein A: protein MRPTTLEEIVGQKHIVGEGKLLQRMIKSNRLSSIILYGPPGTGKTTIANVIAQVTSLPFHEINAVSSGKKEMEAVVQEAKLLGKSILFVDEVHRFNKSQQDFLLPYLESGLIILIGATTENPHFEINNAIKSRCTILELTYPQAEEIKDVLERALHDEAKGFGKLDLLIEEGVLDELALHCGGDIRSALNGLEIAVLSTDPNEDDQISITLDIIKECLQKKSLHYDKKGDHFYNIISAFQKSMRGSDVDAALHYLARLIEAGDLDVICRRLLVTAWEDVGLANSQVPQMVLSAIQSAERLGLPEARIPLAVAVTELCLSPKSNSAYKALDQAISDVRSINIGEVPDHLKDAHYKGAKDLGRGVDYKYPHNFGGWVKQQYLPDHLQEKTYYKPKESGQEKRLAQLYKRIHELKNS from the coding sequence ATGCGACCGACTACATTAGAGGAAATTGTCGGACAAAAGCATATTGTCGGTGAAGGGAAATTACTTCAACGAATGATAAAATCGAATCGGTTATCATCGATTATTTTATACGGCCCTCCTGGAACGGGAAAAACAACAATTGCGAATGTAATCGCCCAAGTGACTTCATTACCTTTTCATGAAATTAACGCAGTTTCTTCAGGAAAGAAAGAGATGGAAGCTGTCGTACAAGAAGCGAAACTACTCGGTAAATCAATTTTATTCGTTGATGAAGTTCATCGATTTAATAAAAGTCAGCAAGACTTTTTGCTTCCATATTTAGAAAGTGGACTTATTATCCTTATTGGTGCAACTACTGAAAACCCGCATTTTGAAATCAATAATGCTATCAAATCACGCTGTACAATCTTAGAATTAACCTATCCACAAGCAGAAGAAATAAAAGATGTATTAGAAAGAGCATTACATGATGAAGCAAAGGGGTTTGGCAAACTGGATCTTTTGATTGAAGAGGGTGTCTTAGATGAACTTGCTCTACATTGTGGCGGTGATATTCGTTCAGCACTTAATGGCTTAGAAATCGCGGTATTATCAACAGATCCTAATGAAGATGATCAAATTTCAATTACATTAGATATTATTAAAGAGTGTCTGCAAAAGAAAAGCTTACATTACGATAAAAAGGGCGATCACTTTTATAATATTATTAGTGCTTTTCAAAAAAGCATGAGAGGTTCAGACGTCGATGCAGCTCTCCATTATTTAGCTCGGTTAATTGAAGCAGGAGATTTAGATGTGATTTGTAGACGGCTTCTTGTTACGGCCTGGGAGGATGTTGGTTTGGCTAACAGTCAAGTGCCACAAATGGTTTTGTCTGCGATCCAATCCGCAGAACGTCTAGGCTTACCTGAAGCGAGAATTCCATTAGCTGTTGCTGTGACTGAACTTTGTCTTTCGCCTAAGTCCAATAGTGCATACAAAGCATTAGATCAAGCGATATCGGATGTTCGTTCTATCAATATCGGTGAAGTACCTGATCATTTAAAGGATGCTCACTATAAAGGGGCAAAGGATTTAGGGCGAGGTGTAGATTATAAATACCCACATAATTTTGGGGGTTGGGTGAAGCAGCAGTACTTACCTGATCATTTACAAGAAAAAACGTACTATAAACCAAAAGAAAGTGGACAAGAAAAACGATTAGCACAACTATATAAACGAATACATGAACTAAAAAATAGTTAA
- a CDS encoding RsfA family transcriptional regulator, with translation MKVRQDAWSHEDDVLLAETVLRHIREGSTQLVAFDEVGDELHRTSAACGFRWNAVVRQKYVDQIREAKKERKERKRAVAFATNRRPVRNATLYYPSVTTAQPLNLDNLDIETVISYLRSLTTNQLPADHLKKENEKLLKENLELLTQNKELETELKTIKEEHQTIEEDYQSLIQIMNRARRMAILQEEEPLSNATFRMDKNGNLEKVAK, from the coding sequence ATGAAAGTTCGCCAAGATGCATGGTCACACGAAGACGATGTTCTGCTAGCAGAAACAGTATTACGACATATTCGAGAAGGGAGCACTCAATTAGTTGCTTTTGATGAAGTTGGTGATGAATTACATCGAACGTCTGCAGCATGTGGATTTCGCTGGAATGCAGTTGTACGCCAAAAATATGTAGATCAAATTAGAGAAGCTAAAAAGGAAAGAAAAGAACGCAAAAGAGCCGTTGCCTTTGCGACTAATCGTAGACCCGTTCGAAATGCAACCTTATATTATCCTAGTGTTACTACTGCACAACCTTTAAATCTAGATAATTTAGACATTGAAACCGTTATTTCATATCTTCGTTCTCTGACTACAAACCAACTACCAGCCGATCATTTGAAAAAAGAGAATGAAAAACTTTTAAAAGAAAATCTTGAGCTATTAACGCAAAATAAAGAGCTTGAAACAGAACTAAAAACAATTAAAGAGGAGCACCAAACGATTGAAGAGGACTATCAATCACTCATTCAAATTATGAATCGTGCAAGACGCATGGCTATTTTACAAGAAGAAGAGCCTTTATCTAACGCTACATTCCGTATGGATAAAAACGGAAATTTAGAAAAAGTCGCAAAATAA
- a CDS encoding LutC/YkgG family protein: protein MTTGTVHNKEKFLNQVAQSLGRQRQTKPVTRPNWKHQPQWEVYRDFTQDELLAVLKDQCTRIHTDVAMATTETLTQVLAEVVSRYGAKSIVSWDDPRFAEYGIDQYYEKVNTTGTNVHIWDTNVGEENIKLAERADIGITFADITLAESGTVVLLSGNGKGRSVSLLPQYYVALIPKSTIVPRMTQATHYIHKLQEETGKVPSCVNFISGPSNSADIEMNLVVGVHGPVKATYIIIEDK, encoded by the coding sequence ATGACTACTGGAACAGTGCATAACAAAGAAAAATTTCTGAACCAAGTTGCTCAAAGCTTAGGTCGACAACGACAAACGAAGCCAGTTACTCGTCCGAACTGGAAACATCAGCCACAATGGGAAGTTTATAGAGATTTTACTCAAGACGAACTATTAGCTGTGTTAAAGGATCAATGTACTCGTATTCATACCGATGTGGCTATGGCGACAACGGAAACGTTAACTCAAGTATTAGCTGAGGTCGTGAGTCGTTACGGAGCAAAATCGATTGTAAGCTGGGATGACCCACGTTTTGCAGAGTACGGAATTGATCAATATTATGAAAAAGTGAATACAACAGGAACTAATGTTCATATATGGGATACTAATGTCGGAGAAGAAAATATAAAATTAGCCGAAAGAGCGGATATCGGAATTACATTCGCTGATATAACACTCGCTGAATCTGGAACGGTTGTTTTACTTAGTGGTAATGGAAAAGGAAGATCGGTGAGTTTGTTACCACAGTATTACGTAGCACTCATTCCGAAAAGTACGATTGTACCCCGTATGACACAAGCAACACACTATATTCATAAGCTTCAAGAAGAAACAGGGAAAGTTCCTTCTTGTGTAAACTTTATTTCAGGTCCTAGTAACAGTGCTGATATCGAGATGAACTTAGTGGTCGGTGTTCATGGTCCTGTTAAAGCAACGTACATTATAATAGAAGATAAATGA